The stretch of DNA GGCCGGTGGCCCTGCGGCTCTCGGACGTGTTCTTGCGCTACCAGGCCGTGCGCTCCGGCCATGGGGTCTCGCTCTTGCCCTGCTGGCTGGGGGATGGCGATTCCGGGCTTGTCCGTCTGATGCCTCCTCCAAAGGAGCTGACGGAGGACGTCTACTGCCTCTACCACGGCGACAACCGCGCCTTCGCCCCGGTGGTGAAGGTCTGCCAGGCGCTGGGAGAAGTCTTCCGGTCGCACGCGAGCCTCTTGGCGGGCGAGGGCAGCGAAGCCAGACGCCGGAAGCGCCGCGAAAGCCGGCCCCGGGTTACCCGAAAGGGCAAGTAGCATGGCTTGACTCCGGTGATTCCGGCCGACATATTATGGCCGTAATCAAAGGAGCCGTGCATGCCAAGCAGCTACGTCATCGACGCCGTGCGCACCCCCCGGGGCCGTGGAAAAGCCGGCAAGGGAGCGCTGTCCGGGATTCACCCCCAGGAACTCTTCGCGCAGGTGCTGACGGCCCTTCAGGCGCGAGGCCGCTTCGATGCGCGGAACGTGGATGACGTGATGGTGGGCATCGTGTCGCAGGTGGGCGAGCAGGGCGCCAACCTTGCCCGGAACGCCGTGCTGTCCGCGGGCTGGCCCCAGGAAGTGTCCGCCGTCTCCCTCAACCGCTTCTGCGGCTCGGGCCTGCAGGCGATTCACTTTGGCGCCATGGGGGTGGGCTCGGGGACGATGGATCTCGCCGTCGCCGGGGGCGTCGAGAGCATGTCGCGCGTGCCCATGGGCGCGGATGGCGGAGGCCAGGATGGGGACAACAAGCACCTCCGGGAGCGCCTCTTCCAGGTTCCCCAGGGCATCAGCGCCGACCTCATCGCCACGCTCGAGGGCTTCTCGCGCGAGGAGCTGGACGCCGTGGCGCTGCGGTCCCAGCAGAACGCCGCCCGGGCCATCGAAGAGGGCCGCTTCTCCCCGTCGCTCTTCGCCGTGAAGGACCCGTTCACCGGGGCCGTGGTGCTCGAGCGCGATGAGTTCCCCCGGCCCGATACCACCGCCGCGGGCCTGGCCGCCCTGAAGCCCGCGTTCACCGCCCTGGGGGAGACGGCGGTGGGTCCCAAGGGGGAGACGCTGGATCAGCTCGCGCTCGCCGTGTACCCGCGCGCCAAGGCCATCCACCACCTGCACACCGCCGGCAATTCGAGCGGCATCGTCGATGGGGCCGCCGCCGTGGTGCTCGCCTCCGAGCGGTACGTCCGCGAGAAGGGCATCCGGCCGCGGGCCCGCATCCGGGCGATGGCC from Stigmatella aurantiaca encodes:
- a CDS encoding acetyl-CoA C-acetyltransferase; this translates as MPSSYVIDAVRTPRGRGKAGKGALSGIHPQELFAQVLTALQARGRFDARNVDDVMVGIVSQVGEQGANLARNAVLSAGWPQEVSAVSLNRFCGSGLQAIHFGAMGVGSGTMDLAVAGGVESMSRVPMGADGGGQDGDNKHLRERLFQVPQGISADLIATLEGFSREELDAVALRSQQNAARAIEEGRFSPSLFAVKDPFTGAVVLERDEFPRPDTTAAGLAALKPAFTALGETAVGPKGETLDQLALAVYPRAKAIHHLHTAGNSSGIVDGAAAVVLASERYVREKGIRPRARIRAMATLGTEPVLMLTAPAPVSQKALRLAGMQAGDIDLWEINEAFSGVVLQTIRALNIDPDRVNVNGGSIALGHPLGATGAMLFGTALDELERTGKQTALITMCIGGGQGIATILERL